A region from the Mycobacterium heidelbergense genome encodes:
- the lmeA gene encoding mannan chain length control protein LmeA, whose protein sequence is MRMRKVLIGVTAAVIAVAVVVIGAVGVDYGTSIYAEYRLSSNVRKAAQLGSDPFVAILAFPFIPQALREHYNELEIKANAVDHAMVGKATLEATMHSIDLTYASWLIRPDAKLPVGKLESRIIIDSMHLGRYMGIGDLMVEAPPQETNDATGGTTESGISGSHGLVFSGTPKSANFDHRVSVSVDLSIADDDQATLVFTPTGVLTGPDTANQTVPDDKRDAVLHAFSARLPDQRLPFGVAPQTVGARGSDVIIEGIARGVTITLEGFKQS, encoded by the coding sequence ATGCGGATGCGCAAGGTGTTGATCGGTGTGACGGCAGCGGTGATCGCCGTGGCCGTGGTCGTCATCGGCGCCGTCGGCGTCGACTACGGAACCAGCATCTACGCCGAATACCGGCTGTCGTCCAACGTGCGCAAAGCGGCCCAGCTGGGCTCCGACCCGTTCGTCGCCATCCTGGCGTTCCCCTTCATCCCGCAGGCGTTGCGCGAGCACTACAACGAGCTGGAGATCAAGGCCAACGCCGTCGATCACGCGATGGTCGGCAAGGCCACCCTCGAGGCCACCATGCATTCGATCGACCTGACCTACGCGTCGTGGCTGATCAGGCCCGACGCGAAGCTGCCGGTGGGCAAGCTGGAGAGCCGCATCATCATCGACTCGATGCACCTGGGCCGGTACATGGGAATCGGCGACCTCATGGTCGAGGCGCCACCGCAGGAAACCAACGACGCCACCGGCGGCACCACCGAATCCGGGATCTCCGGCAGCCACGGGCTGGTGTTCAGCGGCACGCCGAAGTCGGCCAACTTCGACCACCGGGTCAGCGTTTCGGTGGACCTTTCCATCGCCGACGACGACCAGGCGACGCTGGTGTTCACCCCCACCGGCGTCCTCACCGGACCCGACACCGCCAATCAAACCGTTCCGGACGACAAGCGGGACGCGGTGCTTCATGCGTTCAGCGCCAGGCTGCCCGATCAGCGGCTTCCGTTCGGCGTGGCGCCCCAAACCGTGGGTGCGCGCGGCTCCGACGTCATCATCGAAGGCATCGCCCGGGGAGTAACGATCACGCTCGAGGGGTTTAAGCAGTCATGA
- a CDS encoding winged helix-turn-helix transcriptional regulator, with product MLELLLLTSELHPDPVLPSLSLLPHTVRTAPPEPSSLLEAGTADAVLVDARTDLSSARGLCRLLSTAGRSVPVLAVVSEGGLVAVSADWGLDEILLPSTGPAEIDARLRLVIGRRGGLADQESAGKVSLGELVIDEGTYTARLRGRPLDLTYKEFELLKYLAQHAGRVFTRAQLLHEVWGYDFFGGTRTVDVHVRRLRAKLGPEYEALIGTVRNVGYKAVRPARGRAPIADPTEAEAADGAESGAEDLQDPLGDPLRSQ from the coding sequence TTGTTGGAGCTATTACTGCTGACCTCGGAGCTGCACCCCGACCCGGTCCTGCCGTCGTTGTCGCTGCTTCCCCACACCGTCCGGACGGCGCCGCCAGAACCATCCTCGTTGCTTGAGGCCGGGACCGCGGACGCCGTGCTCGTCGACGCGCGCACCGACCTGTCGTCCGCGCGCGGTCTGTGCCGGCTGTTGAGCACCGCGGGCCGCTCGGTCCCCGTCCTGGCCGTGGTGAGCGAAGGCGGCCTGGTGGCGGTCAGCGCCGACTGGGGGCTCGACGAGATCCTGCTGCCCAGCACCGGACCAGCCGAGATCGACGCCAGGCTACGGCTGGTCATCGGCCGCCGTGGCGGCCTGGCCGACCAGGAGAGCGCGGGCAAGGTGAGCCTCGGCGAACTGGTGATCGACGAGGGCACCTACACCGCGAGGCTGCGGGGCCGCCCGCTCGACCTCACCTACAAGGAGTTCGAGCTGCTGAAGTACCTGGCGCAGCACGCCGGCCGGGTGTTCACCCGCGCGCAGCTGCTGCACGAGGTGTGGGGATACGACTTCTTCGGCGGCACCCGCACCGTCGATGTGCATGTGCGTCGACTGCGCGCCAAACTCGGCCCCGAGTACGAGGCATTGATCGGCACGGTGCGCAACGTGGGTTACAAGGCCGTTCGGCCGGCGCGGGGGCGGGCGCCGATCGCCGACCCCACCGAAGCCGAAGCCGCCGACGGCGCCGAATCCGGCGCCGAGGATCTGCAAGACCCGCTGGGCGACCCGCTGCGCAGTCAGTGA
- the mshD gene encoding mycothiol synthase, whose translation MTTPDWRLTLTADEQRQVRELVTAATEFDGIAPVGEQVLRELGQDRTEHLLVAGAAEDAAGTVVGYLNLSPPRDGGAGMAELVVHPRARRRGVGAAMGRAALARSAGRNQFWAHGTLAPARATASALGLVAVRELVQMRRTLRDTPDPGPPVAGVRIRAYEGTSDDAELLRVNNAAFAHHPEQGGWTEVELAERRGEPWFDPAGLFLAFGAPDSDQVGRLLGFHWTKVHLDQPGLGEVYVVGVDPSAQGRGLGQALTATGIQWLARRLAGSPDPAVMLYVESDNVAAVRTYRRLGFTTHSVDTAYASITS comes from the coding sequence GTGACCACGCCCGACTGGCGCCTCACGCTGACCGCCGACGAGCAGCGGCAAGTGCGCGAACTCGTCACGGCGGCAACGGAATTCGACGGGATAGCCCCCGTGGGTGAACAGGTGCTGCGCGAGCTTGGGCAGGACCGCACCGAGCATCTGCTGGTTGCCGGCGCCGCGGAAGACGCCGCCGGCACGGTCGTCGGTTACCTCAATCTGAGCCCACCGCGCGACGGGGGCGCCGGGATGGCGGAGCTGGTGGTGCATCCGCGGGCCCGCCGGCGCGGTGTGGGCGCGGCGATGGGACGCGCCGCGCTGGCCAGGTCGGCCGGGCGCAACCAGTTCTGGGCGCACGGCACGCTGGCGCCGGCCCGGGCGACCGCCTCCGCGCTCGGCCTGGTCGCGGTGCGAGAACTCGTCCAGATGCGGCGCACCCTGCGTGACACCCCCGATCCGGGGCCGCCGGTGGCCGGGGTGCGGATCCGCGCCTACGAGGGCACGTCCGACGACGCGGAGCTGCTGCGCGTCAACAACGCCGCGTTCGCACACCACCCCGAACAGGGCGGCTGGACCGAAGTCGAGCTGGCGGAGCGGCGCGGCGAACCGTGGTTCGACCCCGCCGGCCTGTTCCTGGCGTTCGGCGCCCCCGATAGCGATCAAGTGGGCCGGCTACTGGGCTTCCATTGGACGAAGGTGCACCTCGACCAACCGGGCCTGGGCGAGGTCTACGTCGTCGGCGTTGACCCGTCGGCCCAGGGCCGCGGCCTCGGTCAGGCGTTGACGGCCACCGGAATTCAGTGGCTGGCACGCCGGCTGGCGGGTTCCCCCGACCCCGCCGTGATGCTTTATGTGGAGTCGGACAACGTCGCGGCGGTGCGGACCTACCGGCGCTTGGGCTTCACCACCCACAGCGTCGACACCGCCTACGCGTCGATCACCAGCTGA
- the pstS gene encoding phosphate ABC transporter substrate-binding protein PstS, protein MRLDGKGRALTAVALAAAVCGGTACGSDDNRRGAVATSIPGSAGTAGCGGKNRLTAEGSTAQQNAIALFNQVWGQYCPGKGVAYNPTGSGAGREQFVAGHVDFAGADSPLVADQIGPAAKRCDGNPAWDLPLVFGPVALVYNLPGVPRLVVSSDALAKVFSGRITAWNDPVLAALNPGVALPDTKVVPIYRADSSGTTDNVQKYLTAAAPQSWTRGVGTEFQGGVGEGATKSAGVVQAVRTTPGAIGYVEKGFADQAGVPYALIDTGNGVVQLTNDTAGNAIQAARFVADGNDLVLDLNSMYASQRPGTYPLVLATYEIVCSKGYDPDTSTAIKSFLTVAANNGQAGLASAGYVPLPDKVKERLVTAINALQ, encoded by the coding sequence GTGAGGCTCGACGGAAAGGGCAGGGCGCTGACGGCGGTGGCGTTGGCGGCGGCGGTTTGCGGTGGGACGGCCTGCGGCAGCGACGACAACCGTCGCGGCGCCGTGGCGACGTCCATCCCGGGGTCCGCCGGCACCGCGGGATGCGGCGGCAAAAACAGGCTGACGGCGGAGGGCTCGACCGCTCAACAGAACGCGATCGCGCTGTTCAACCAGGTGTGGGGCCAGTACTGCCCGGGCAAGGGCGTCGCGTACAACCCGACCGGTTCAGGCGCCGGCCGCGAGCAGTTCGTCGCCGGCCATGTCGACTTCGCGGGAGCGGACTCGCCGCTGGTTGCGGATCAGATCGGCCCCGCCGCCAAGCGCTGCGACGGGAACCCGGCGTGGGACCTGCCGCTGGTGTTCGGGCCGGTCGCGTTGGTGTACAACCTGCCGGGCGTTCCGAGGTTGGTCGTCAGCAGTGACGCCCTGGCCAAGGTCTTCAGCGGCAGGATCACGGCCTGGAATGACCCGGTACTCGCGGCGCTGAATCCCGGTGTGGCCCTGCCCGATACCAAAGTCGTGCCGATCTACCGGGCGGATTCGTCGGGCACGACCGACAACGTCCAGAAATATCTGACGGCCGCCGCGCCGCAGAGCTGGACCCGCGGGGTCGGCACCGAATTTCAGGGCGGCGTCGGCGAAGGGGCGACAAAGTCGGCCGGTGTGGTCCAGGCCGTGCGGACCACACCGGGCGCCATCGGGTACGTCGAGAAAGGCTTTGCCGATCAGGCGGGTGTGCCTTACGCGCTGATCGACACCGGAAACGGCGTGGTTCAGCTCACGAACGACACGGCCGGCAACGCCATCCAAGCGGCCAGGTTCGTGGCCGATGGCAACGACCTGGTGCTGGACCTGAACTCGATGTATGCCTCGCAGCGGCCGGGCACATACCCGTTGGTGCTGGCCACCTACGAGATTGTGTGCTCGAAGGGCTACGACCCGGACACGTCCACCGCGATCAAGTCGTTCCTTACCGTGGCCGCCAACAACGGGCAGGCCGGGCTTGCGTCCGCCGGTTATGTTCCGCTGCCCGATAAGGTCAAGGAGCGATTGGTTACCGCGATCAACGCCCTGCAGTGA
- the pstC gene encoding phosphate ABC transporter permease subunit PstC, giving the protein MTQPNPSAAGSGAVVAAPLPESPVVPISPWGRAQPRLGDRVFRRLAQASGVLVVVLIAAVGGFLLLRALPALKRNRENFFSYGGNWVTTDTSAMHFGIFDLLQVTAFVSLFALILAMPVALGVALFITQYAPRRVAGSLAYAVDLLAAVPSIIYGAWGLYVVAPQLRPVATWLNQTLGWCFLFATGNASVAGGGTIFTGGIVLAVMILPIITAVTREVFVQTPHDQIEAALALGATRWEVVKTTVLPFGRSGYLSGAMLGLGRAMGETVALLIILRGTQAAFGWSLFDGGSTFATKIAATAAEFEDQFKAGAYLAAGLVLFLLTFLVDALARGVVVGAGSGSSR; this is encoded by the coding sequence GTGACACAGCCAAACCCGTCCGCCGCGGGTTCGGGTGCGGTGGTTGCTGCGCCCCTGCCCGAGTCGCCGGTGGTACCGATCAGCCCCTGGGGGCGCGCCCAGCCGCGGCTGGGGGACAGGGTGTTTCGCCGGCTGGCGCAGGCTTCGGGTGTCCTCGTCGTCGTTCTGATCGCCGCGGTCGGCGGATTCTTGTTGCTGCGCGCACTGCCGGCCCTGAAGCGCAACCGGGAGAACTTCTTCAGCTACGGCGGCAATTGGGTCACCACCGACACCTCGGCGATGCACTTCGGGATCTTCGACCTGCTGCAGGTGACGGCGTTCGTGTCGTTGTTCGCGTTGATCCTGGCCATGCCGGTCGCCTTGGGCGTTGCCCTCTTCATCACGCAGTACGCCCCGCGGCGGGTCGCCGGATCGCTGGCCTATGCGGTCGATCTCCTGGCCGCGGTCCCCTCGATCATCTATGGCGCGTGGGGCCTGTACGTAGTGGCGCCGCAACTGAGACCCGTCGCCACCTGGCTGAATCAGACCCTGGGGTGGTGCTTCCTGTTCGCCACCGGCAATGCGTCGGTGGCCGGTGGCGGCACCATCTTCACCGGCGGGATCGTTCTGGCGGTGATGATCCTGCCGATCATCACCGCGGTGACTCGCGAAGTGTTCGTGCAGACACCGCACGACCAGATCGAGGCCGCGCTGGCGCTCGGCGCCACGCGTTGGGAAGTCGTCAAGACAACCGTGCTGCCGTTCGGGCGATCCGGCTACCTCAGCGGCGCGATGCTGGGCCTGGGCCGTGCCATGGGCGAGACGGTCGCGCTGCTGATCATTTTGCGGGGCACCCAGGCCGCGTTCGGCTGGTCGTTGTTCGACGGCGGTTCCACCTTCGCGACCAAAATCGCGGCCACCGCGGCGGAATTCGAGGATCAATTCAAGGCCGGCGCGTACCTCGCCGCGGGATTGGTGCTTTTCCTGCTGACCTTTCTGGTCGACGCGCTGGCGCGTGGCGTTGTCGTTGGAGCCGGGAGCGGGAGCAGCCGATGA
- the pstA gene encoding phosphate ABC transporter permease PstA translates to MTSMLDRPLKARAFSGVGRRRRVANNAATALVMASMVIAVAPLLWVLCSVVAKGFKAIASTTWWTHSQAGMMAFVAGGGAYHAIVGTLLQGLVCAALSVPFGIMVAIYLVEYGGGTPLGRLATFMVDILSGVPSIVAALFVYAAWVATLGFPRSEFAVSLALVLLMLPVIVRATEEMLRIVPVDLREASYALGIPKWKTIARVVIPTGLSGIVTGIMLAVARVMGETAPLLILVGYSQSMNFDIFRGFMGSLPGMMYNQTSAGAGVNPVPTERLWGAALTLILVIAVINIGARVIARIYAPRKS, encoded by the coding sequence ATGACCTCGATGCTGGACCGTCCGCTCAAGGCGCGGGCGTTCTCGGGGGTGGGCCGGCGTCGTCGGGTCGCGAACAACGCGGCGACCGCGTTGGTGATGGCGTCGATGGTGATCGCCGTGGCGCCCTTGCTGTGGGTGCTGTGCTCGGTAGTTGCCAAGGGATTCAAGGCGATTGCTTCAACCACGTGGTGGACGCACTCGCAAGCCGGTATGATGGCCTTCGTGGCGGGCGGCGGCGCTTACCACGCGATCGTCGGCACGTTGCTGCAGGGACTGGTGTGCGCCGCTCTCTCGGTCCCCTTCGGCATCATGGTGGCGATCTATCTGGTCGAATACGGCGGCGGCACCCCGCTGGGCAGGTTGGCCACGTTCATGGTGGACATCCTGTCCGGTGTGCCCTCGATCGTGGCGGCGTTGTTCGTCTACGCGGCGTGGGTGGCGACGCTGGGGTTTCCCCGTTCCGAGTTCGCGGTGTCGTTGGCGCTGGTCTTGTTGATGCTGCCGGTGATCGTGCGGGCCACCGAGGAGATGCTGCGGATTGTCCCGGTGGACCTGCGTGAGGCCAGCTACGCGCTGGGGATCCCGAAGTGGAAGACCATCGCCAGGGTCGTGATTCCCACCGGGCTGTCCGGCATCGTCACCGGGATCATGCTGGCGGTGGCCAGAGTGATGGGTGAGACGGCCCCGCTGCTGATCCTCGTCGGTTATTCGCAGTCGATGAACTTCGACATCTTCCGCGGGTTCATGGGGTCGCTGCCCGGCATGATGTACAACCAGACGTCGGCCGGCGCGGGCGTCAACCCCGTGCCCACGGAGCGGTTGTGGGGCGCGGCGCTAACCCTCATTCTGGTGATCGCGGTCATCAACATCGGGGCCAGGGTGATCGCGAGGATCTATGCCCCCAGGAAGTCGTAG
- the pstB gene encoding phosphate ABC transporter ATP-binding protein PstB, with product MAKRLDLKAVNIYYGSFKAVADVTLSVLPRSVTAFIGPSGCGKTTVLRTLNRMHEVIPGARVEGSVLLDDQDIYGPGIDPVGVRRAIGMVFQRPNPFPAMSIRDNVVAGLKLQGVRNRKLLNETAEYSLRGANLWDEVKDRLDKPGGGLSGGQQQRLCIARAIAVQPDVLLMDEPCSALDPISTMAIEELISELKQDYTIVIVTHNMQQAARVSDLTAFFNLEAVGRPGRLVEIDDTEKIFSNPTQKATEDYISGRFG from the coding sequence GTGGCCAAGCGGTTGGACCTCAAAGCCGTCAACATCTATTACGGGTCGTTCAAGGCGGTCGCCGATGTGACGCTGTCGGTGCTGCCCCGCAGCGTGACAGCGTTCATTGGGCCGTCGGGCTGCGGCAAGACGACCGTGCTGCGCACGCTGAACCGGATGCATGAGGTGATCCCCGGCGCCCGGGTCGAGGGCAGCGTGCTGCTCGACGACCAGGACATCTACGGTCCCGGCATCGACCCGGTCGGTGTGCGCCGGGCGATCGGGATGGTGTTCCAGCGGCCAAACCCGTTCCCCGCCATGTCGATTCGCGACAACGTGGTCGCCGGCCTGAAGCTGCAGGGTGTGCGCAATCGGAAGCTGCTCAACGAGACGGCCGAGTACTCGCTGCGCGGCGCGAACCTGTGGGACGAGGTCAAGGATCGGTTGGACAAGCCCGGCGGCGGATTGTCCGGCGGCCAGCAGCAGCGCTTGTGCATCGCGCGGGCCATCGCCGTGCAACCCGACGTGTTGCTGATGGACGAGCCGTGCTCGGCGCTGGACCCGATCTCGACGATGGCCATCGAGGAGCTGATCAGCGAGTTGAAGCAGGACTACACCATCGTCATCGTCACCCACAACATGCAACAGGCCGCCCGGGTGAGCGATCTGACGGCGTTCTTCAACCTGGAAGCCGTCGGGAGGCCCGGCCGGCTGGTGGAGATCGACGACACCGAAAAGATCTTCTCCAATCCGACCCAGAAGGCGACCGAGGACTACATCTCCGGCCGGTTCGGCTGA
- the phoU gene encoding phosphate signaling complex protein PhoU — MRTAYHEQLSELSERLGEMCGLAGIAMERATQALLQADLVLAEQVISDHEKIATLSAQAEESAFVLLALQAPVAGDLRSIVSAIQMVADIDRMGALALHVAKIARRRHPLHALPEEVNGYFAEMGRVAVELGNSAQEVVLSRDPEKAARIREEDDAMDDLHRHLFSVLMDREWKHGVAAAVDVTLLGRFYERFADHAVEVARRVIFQATGSLPEDDTKPVSG; from the coding sequence ATGCGGACCGCCTACCATGAGCAACTCTCGGAGTTATCCGAGCGGCTCGGCGAGATGTGCGGACTGGCGGGGATCGCCATGGAGCGGGCAACCCAGGCCCTGCTGCAGGCCGATCTGGTGCTGGCCGAACAGGTGATCTCCGACCACGAAAAGATCGCGACGCTGAGCGCCCAGGCCGAGGAGAGCGCCTTCGTGCTGCTGGCCCTACAGGCACCGGTCGCCGGCGATCTCAGGTCGATCGTGAGCGCCATCCAGATGGTGGCCGACATCGACCGGATGGGCGCGCTCGCCCTGCACGTGGCCAAGATCGCCCGCCGACGGCACCCCCTGCACGCGCTGCCCGAGGAGGTCAACGGGTATTTTGCCGAGATGGGCAGGGTCGCAGTCGAATTGGGCAACAGCGCGCAAGAGGTGGTGTTATCGCGCGACCCGGAGAAGGCGGCCCGGATCCGCGAAGAAGACGACGCCATGGACGACCTGCACCGGCATCTGTTCTCGGTGCTCATGGACCGGGAATGGAAACACGGCGTGGCGGCGGCCGTCGACGTGACGTTGCTCGGCCGCTTCTACGAGCGCTTCGCCGACCACGCCGTGGAGGTGGCGCGGCGCGTCATCTTCCAGGCGACCGGCAGCCTTCCGGAAGACGACACGAAACCCGTCTCCGGCTAG
- a CDS encoding LCP family protein — protein MSDGGTDATLDHRRTPQPAPWERFCEPPADDNVHRWQAEPPLAQPAGPQAGETEKSGCHTDGELTVADLIAKVGATIPDRPGHRHVAPDTEASEVAPDVPADLHDTRVIDTPAYSLDVAPQLPDLEAANYPNDDEPDPIAVPTTPRQMRRKHFRGASAAPEAPKTREPKPGRRPMLLAVRSLAALFAVLALALTGGAWQWSTSKNARLNIVSALDPHSGDIRDPNGQYGDEDFLIVGIDSRAGENANMGAGDTDDADGARSDTVMLVNIPANRKRVVAVSFPRDLAITPIQCEAWNPNTGKYGPIYDQKTKTWGPKKVYTETKLNSAFAFGGPKCLVKEIQKLSGLSINRFIAVDFAGFARMVDALGGVEVCTSTPLHDYELGTVLEHPGHQVVDGPTALNYVRARQVTTETNGDYGRIKRQQLFLSSLLRSLISEDTLFDLNKLNNVVNMFIGDTYVDNVKTKDLVQLGQSLQGMAAGHITFVTIPTGVTDQNGDEPPRMTDMRALFDAIITDDPLPEENDNNAQNLSAAPTSGPGSGSGKAPTTKKSPTPAATPEAQHQQVTTTSPQDVTVRVSNATTQSGLAATATSQLKRNGFNVMTPDDYPSSVNATTVLFSPGNEQAAATVASAFANAKLQRVSGYGQVVQVVLGPDFNSVTTPAPSGSSISMQIERGSGNAPTKLPDDLTVTNAADTTCE, from the coding sequence ATGAGTGACGGCGGCACTGACGCCACTCTCGACCATCGGCGCACCCCACAGCCGGCACCGTGGGAGCGGTTCTGCGAACCACCGGCCGACGACAACGTTCACCGATGGCAGGCCGAGCCGCCGCTCGCCCAGCCCGCCGGGCCCCAGGCGGGCGAGACCGAAAAGTCTGGATGTCACACCGACGGCGAACTCACCGTCGCTGACTTGATCGCCAAAGTCGGAGCCACGATCCCCGACCGGCCCGGCCACCGTCACGTCGCGCCCGACACCGAAGCTTCCGAGGTTGCGCCGGACGTCCCCGCCGACCTGCACGACACGCGGGTGATCGACACGCCGGCCTACTCGCTCGACGTCGCCCCGCAGCTTCCCGACCTTGAGGCCGCGAACTACCCCAACGACGACGAACCCGACCCGATCGCGGTGCCGACCACGCCACGCCAGATGCGGCGGAAGCACTTCCGCGGAGCATCGGCCGCCCCCGAAGCCCCGAAGACCCGGGAGCCGAAACCCGGACGCCGGCCGATGCTGCTGGCCGTGCGCTCGCTGGCGGCGCTGTTCGCCGTGCTGGCACTGGCCCTGACGGGCGGGGCATGGCAGTGGAGCACGTCAAAGAACGCCCGGCTCAACATCGTCAGCGCGCTCGACCCGCACTCGGGCGACATCCGGGACCCCAATGGGCAGTACGGCGACGAAGACTTCTTGATCGTCGGGATCGATTCGCGCGCCGGGGAAAACGCCAACATGGGCGCCGGCGACACGGATGACGCCGATGGCGCGCGGTCGGACACCGTGATGCTGGTCAACATCCCGGCGAACCGCAAGCGCGTGGTCGCGGTGTCGTTCCCGCGCGACCTGGCGATCACCCCGATACAGTGCGAAGCCTGGAATCCGAACACCGGTAAGTACGGACCCATCTACGACCAGAAGACCAAGACCTGGGGCCCGAAGAAGGTGTACACCGAGACCAAACTCAACTCGGCATTCGCGTTCGGCGGACCAAAATGTCTGGTCAAGGAAATCCAGAAGCTGTCCGGTTTGAGCATCAACCGATTCATCGCCGTCGACTTCGCCGGTTTCGCGCGCATGGTCGACGCCCTCGGCGGCGTCGAGGTGTGCACCAGCACCCCACTGCACGACTACGAGCTGGGCACGGTCCTGGAGCACCCGGGACACCAAGTCGTCGACGGCCCAACCGCATTGAACTATGTGCGGGCCCGACAGGTCACCACCGAAACCAACGGCGACTACGGCCGCATCAAACGCCAACAGTTGTTCCTGTCATCGCTGTTGCGGTCGCTGATCTCCGAGGACACGCTGTTCGACCTCAACAAGCTCAACAACGTCGTCAACATGTTCATCGGCGACACCTACGTCGACAACGTCAAGACCAAAGATCTTGTCCAGCTCGGTCAGTCGTTGCAGGGCATGGCGGCCGGGCACATCACGTTCGTCACCATCCCGACCGGCGTGACGGACCAGAACGGCGATGAGCCACCGCGGATGACCGATATGCGGGCGCTTTTCGATGCCATCATCACCGACGATCCGCTGCCCGAGGAAAACGACAACAACGCCCAGAATTTGAGCGCGGCCCCAACCTCGGGGCCCGGCTCCGGGTCCGGCAAGGCGCCCACCACCAAGAAGTCGCCGACGCCCGCCGCGACGCCCGAGGCTCAGCACCAGCAGGTGACGACGACCTCGCCGCAAGACGTCACGGTGCGGGTCTCCAACGCGACCACGCAGAGCGGGCTGGCGGCCACCGCGACCAGCCAGCTCAAGCGGAACGGCTTCAACGTGATGACACCCGACGACTACCCGAGTTCGGTGAACGCGACGACGGTGTTGTTTTCGCCCGGCAACGAGCAGGCCGCGGCCACCGTGGCGTCGGCGTTCGCCAACGCAAAGCTCCAGCGGGTTTCGGGCTATGGGCAGGTCGTTCAGGTGGTGCTCGGCCCGGACTTCAACTCGGTCACCACGCCGGCGCCCAGCGGCTCGTCGATCAGCATGCAGATAGAACGCGGCTCGGGCAACGCGCCGACCAAGTTGCCGGACGACCTGACGGTCACCAACGCGGCCGACACCACCTGCGAGTAA
- the dusB gene encoding tRNA dihydrouridine synthase DusB, with the protein MAGVTNVAFRTLCREFGSMRGDPPRPAPPRLRSPRGQSKVGTISGLYVCEMVTARALVERHPVTMHMTSFAPDESPRSLQLYTVDPATTYAAARMIADEGLADHIDMNFGCPVPKVTRRGGGAALPFKRRLFGQIVAAAVRATEGTTIPVTVKFRVGIDDEHHTHLDAGRIAEAEGAAAVALHARTAAQRYSGTADWDQIARLKQQVRTIPVLGNGDIYDASDALAMMATTGCDGVVIGRGCLGRPWLFAELSAAFTGSPPPTPPTLGEVADIVRRHGQLLAQHFGEDKGMRDIRKHVAWYLHGFPAGSEVRRALALVKTLDELDRLLDGLDGAVPFPDAATGPRGRQGSPARVALPEGWLTDPDDCTVPAGADVMHSGG; encoded by the coding sequence ATGGCAGGCGTGACCAATGTCGCGTTCCGGACCCTGTGCCGCGAATTTGGTTCAATGCGTGGCGACCCGCCGCGCCCGGCTCCGCCGCGCTTGCGATCGCCACGAGGGCAGTCCAAGGTCGGCACCATCAGCGGCCTGTATGTCTGCGAGATGGTGACGGCGCGTGCCCTCGTCGAGCGGCATCCGGTCACCATGCACATGACGTCGTTCGCCCCGGACGAGTCGCCCCGCTCGCTGCAGCTCTACACCGTCGACCCCGCGACCACCTACGCGGCCGCCAGGATGATCGCGGACGAAGGCCTCGCCGACCACATCGACATGAATTTCGGCTGCCCGGTGCCCAAGGTGACCAGGCGCGGTGGCGGGGCGGCGCTGCCGTTCAAGCGGCGGCTGTTCGGCCAGATCGTCGCCGCGGCGGTGCGCGCGACCGAAGGCACCACCATCCCGGTCACCGTCAAGTTCCGCGTCGGCATCGACGACGAGCACCACACCCACCTGGATGCCGGCCGCATCGCCGAGGCCGAGGGCGCGGCCGCGGTAGCCCTGCACGCCCGCACCGCGGCGCAACGGTATTCCGGCACGGCCGACTGGGACCAGATCGCGCGGCTCAAGCAGCAGGTGCGGACGATTCCGGTGCTCGGCAACGGCGACATCTACGACGCCAGCGACGCGTTGGCGATGATGGCCACCACCGGATGCGACGGCGTCGTCATCGGCCGTGGCTGCCTGGGCCGGCCGTGGCTGTTCGCCGAGCTCTCGGCGGCGTTCACCGGCAGCCCACCCCCCACCCCGCCCACGCTCGGCGAGGTCGCCGACATCGTCCGCCGGCACGGCCAGTTGCTGGCGCAGCATTTCGGCGAGGACAAAGGCATGCGCGACATCCGCAAGCATGTCGCCTGGTACCTGCATGGTTTTCCCGCCGGATCCGAGGTGCGGCGGGCGCTGGCGCTGGTCAAGACGCTCGACGAACTCGACCGTCTGCTCGATGGGTTGGACGGCGCTGTCCCGTTTCCGGACGCGGCGACCGGCCCGCGGGGCAGGCAGGGGTCACCGGCGCGCGTGGCCCTGCCCGAAGGCTGGCTGACCGACCCCGACGACTGCACGGTGCCGGCCGGGGCGGACGTCATGCACTCGGGCGGGTGA